One segment of Chlorocebus sabaeus isolate Y175 chromosome 24, mChlSab1.0.hap1, whole genome shotgun sequence DNA contains the following:
- the PTGDR gene encoding prostaglandin D2 receptor: protein MRSPFYRCQNTTSVEKGNSAMMGAVLFSTGLLGNLLALGLLARSGLGWCSPRPLRPPPSVFYVLVCGLTVTDLLGKCLLSPVVLAAYAQNRSLRVLAPALDNSLCQAFAFFMSFFGLSSTLQLLAMALECWLSLGHPFFYRRHITLRRGALVAPVVSAFCLAFCALPFLGFGKLVQYCPGTWCFIQMVHEEGSLSVLGYSVLYSSLMALLVFATVLCNLGAMRNLYAMHRRLQQQRRSCTRDRAEPRADGREASAQPLEELDHLLLLALMTVLFTMCSLPVICRAYYGAFKDIKEKIRTSEEAEDLRALRFLSVISIVDPWIFIIFRTPVFRIFFHKIFVRPLTYRNWCSSSTHMESSL, encoded by the exons ATGAGGTCGCCCTTCTACCGCTGCCAGAACACCACCTCGGTGGAAAAGGGCAACTCGGCGATGATGGGCGCGGTGCTCTTCAGCACCGGCCTCTTGGGCAACCTGCTGGCCCTGGGGCTGCTGGCGCGCTCGGGGCTGGGGTGGTGCTCCCCGCGTCCACTGCGCCCGCCGCCCTCGGTCTTCTACGTGCTGGTGTGTGGCCTGACGGTCACCGACTTGCTGGGCAAGTGCCTCCTAAGCCCCGTGGTGCTGGCTGCCTACGCTCAGAACCGGAGTCTACGGGTGCTTGCGCCCGCATTGGACAACTCGCTGTGCCAAGCATTCGCCTTCTTCATGTCCTTCTTTGGGCTCTCCTCGACACTGCAACTCCTGGCCATGGCACTGGAGTGCTGGCTCTCCCTAGGGCACCCCTTCTTCTACCGGCGGCACATCACCCTGCGCCGGGGCGCACTGGTGGCCCCGGTGGTGAGCGCCTTCTGCCTGGCTTTCTGTGCGCTACCTTTCCTGGGCTTCGGGAAGTTAGTGCAGTACTGCCCCGGCACCTGGTGCTTTATCCAGATGGTCCACGAGGAGGGCTCGCTGTCGGTGCTGGGGTACTCTGTGCTCTACTCCAGCCTCATGGCGCTGCTGGTCTTCGCCACCGTGCTGTGCAACCTCGGCGCCATGCGCAACCTCTACGCGATGCACCGGCGGCTGCAGCAGCAGCGGCGCTCCTGCACCAGGGACCGTGCCGAGCCGCGTGCGGACGGCAGGGAAGCGTCCGCGCAGCCCCTGGAGGAGCTGGATCACCTTCTGCTGCTGGCACTGATGACCGTGCTCTTCACTATGTGTTCTCTGCCCGTAATT TGTCGCGCTTACTATGGAGCATTTAAGGATATCAAGGAGAAGATCAGGACCTCTGAAGAAGCAGAAGACCTCCGAGCCTTGAGATTTCTATCTGTGATTTCAATTGTGGACCCTtggatttttatcattttcagaACTCCGGTA